CATCACCTTCCAATTAGCCGTTTGTAGCTAATTGATTAAAGCAATACAGTAATAAAAGTCATAGGAAATTTCATGTCGAATAAACCTACTGTGGTGAAATGCCCACAATGTGGTTCACCCGTTGAATGGAGTGAAAAAAGCCCCTTCCGCCCATTTTGCAGTAAAAAAT
This genomic window from Vibrio tritonius contains:
- the yacG gene encoding DNA gyrase inhibitor YacG; protein product: MSNKPTVVKCPQCGSPVEWSEKSPFRPFCSKKCQMIDFGEWASEEKAIPGAPDLSDAEGWSEES